Proteins from a single region of Argiope bruennichi chromosome 6, qqArgBrue1.1, whole genome shotgun sequence:
- the LOC129972127 gene encoding uncharacterized protein LOC129972127 isoform X1, whose product MDKFETLKDDELATITLKSRHDLLTKFKKLDEVSAETFYIDILKNIKDFITVDKTHLLEHLNWLLYKIGKHKKEENLQHYFESAKTHFQNFNLIIIACRNKAIDALSLILGDKKKTLYNLSCKIHNSDISSYDLDEFNHNVFYYAIRSNNTDMLSLLIDKWPNKNLREDLEELDHLLSRSFKELKLRNVFLTTEMELCVHNEIFNIRFFHRNPNDVSSGNSIVHIKKRIELLIENIKMIKSSYLYSDPDEEFMLLAEFIVKNIHVLKSVLRSTYDKLPWEEIEFYLTIFIQFCKKTLGVNLVYNTVLKKEQILLYLEKFSHILESEKKNIENSDIKTLWKSLKLERDKVVENIIQNNSVFKNLYADYEKLRDFCSLETIQHYTDLANSADVSKLEGKLLIIRALQVTGEHTKMKLYTPKLSGKTARLLLYSLPSGTRKVIEKLRDSLSHGNYSVVQSEIENNSFSFFKDIQIDMSKVNSLAAEILSEIKTEQIEKLLLNLKNCKYWKDVKDLLEIYSFSYESIVAEIKKLDFSRLIKSDSECLWELLESFYNLVGEKRPDEDMSYRGIYSAIQYEKEEFRNRKEEITSIFYKLHNVYGISQVVDCNDVFNFDLLSCDLEVTDISTAYKKNYAGELAIQLLQSILPRIPPGNNEIWKKVWQMFYLIEFQMGNVKWIKEFADILYLQKEKKVYSKEVQMQHVLFSKISTLETILKENDLLDSLLTSNLSFFEKNRKLQAIIEMLELDICSLLEDYCTYNNFFLDNDYTLQTGHNLRNNLAHMNALINDLSPSASQQVLLNARKLATENFVDSDKKIGQVEKCDSHKLETTHSKNLFIIRNQRELFVALSEGNMDNVRKCIKKGADIFGKDKESRSCLHFSSQAPNIEAMEYCLKQGLDINSKSSKDETALHTAAKLNRLKIVEYLLKKGVSVSSRNAQGLTPLHIAAENNSQDVVKYLLEHKAQTSVSVFPLPPLHYAIYKGSIEAAKILLDNEPNVDKIKSHGGFTALYTAAEKGDPYLVKLLMEKNARVDARDDFENTPLHVACLKSHLDVVEILISKGADINAKNIEGNTPLHNAAKNGKKSTAKFLLHHGADIYAKNYHFYIPLHYAAKNGHLDIAELFLKTDSNLVHAINYLRQTPLHFAACKGHTKLVNLLLKFNAIIDSKENTNATALHISLCNGHLEVIQSLIEKGADIEVIGTAKKCKPLHLASHLGNVQIVELLTSKGADIHSRDASVQATPLVIAALRRHKDVVKLLVAKGADFREIFKLGTDPVNLTIFNALSELLLDENIEMNLSVVENLEPILLLAGGFGHQLMIKFCLEKGCYINARNEFGSTALHLAAISNHQEVVTFLLENGADINAEDSEGNTALFLAAKHNAKETVCFLLNKKTEITRFSTNGINTSLYLAVLSGHASIVDVLFKECEFDILILQEKYDFLHRASQFGHRKVVETLLKEGFKIDAPWCSLTPLHHAAVHNRCEIARLLISRRANVNAQDAEGKTPLHLIVEGDSIEMLEILLNGGADISLRNNKNQSVVEVAVSSNRLEIIKHLTQKQDININSIGMKGFSLLHIAAEIGSLEITEYLTLRGANINAKDMNDSKPIHIAAQKSHKAIVEFYLNKNIGVNDLGHQDFTPLHFSALDDKINVCELLIQRGADVNAFAKNGMTPIHLAVFNDSGDVFRILLHNGAYYNTFDVSSSSKLAEIENESIKCVLKIIEKLFIAIENNDPLEVEHHLKEVDHHPMFSIVNVRCVTNETPLLRASREGYKEIVDLLLKFKANPNIGDKQKLMPLHYAARFSHLKIVKTLLMNGAIYNAPCLLGKSPLKYATDQKIVNLLRFASKVFTKIKNKNESVLKDLKMANNEEFSKLLLRAKDLKGNTLVTAAILSDFPKTEQLKALFQDDIIHQWKLVDTLNSQQNYLEASGKLKIILDRRIEIFGEESPATLDVQEGLVRAYLNQQKNGEALDLLQEIHQKRKCIFSEYHKETLVAKHLMALVFRRQGKIPEAFELFKEILKYKNVFEKSHVDLSYAEMETSLILAGRGDFLEALKMVNDVLDKSNEVFGTHHKITLDVQNNKAAILQMQGNFLEAKEIFEKVYNFRKNRLPCYHMDVLKSLSSVGRTLCQLKKYDEAHKIFKDIQKILKRHYPPNHVFILTNESDIAMIFLELGMKIKALKMFLTVELKITKLEASHPLVQRNKKEVESVLFRLMVIDCQWMVEKIRMELKQDEERRIALHTAIANGEREKINILLDNKTDIFMDTNEGDTALHLASAKGYDDIVEMIFNHTKRWNPFAATDLANAKNSTLSTALHLVSNVKIAKTLLKHGAIYNDKNAVGQTPLDLVRDEKVFDLLQTIDDLFNDVRNGNRRVLKRLNILDHDEVLAAANARNSQDQCLLQVAIANHQKDIAREILNWLKKITDK is encoded by the exons ATGGATAAATTTGAAACTCTGAAGGATGATGAATTAGCGACAATTACATTAAAGTCTAGGCATGATCTACTGACTAAATTCAAGAAACTTGATGAAGTAAGTGCAGAGACTTTTTATatcgatattttgaagaatattaaagatttcataACAGTGGATAAAACACACCTTTTGGAACATTTGAATTGGTTGTTATATAAAATTGGTAAAcataaaaaagaggaaaatttgcAACATTATTTCGAAAGTGCAAAAactcattttcagaattttaatctaattattataGCTTGTAGAAACAAAGCAATCGATGCTTTGAGTCTGATTTTAGGAGACAAGAAAAAAACTCTGTACAATTTGTCATGTAAAATTCATAATAGTGACATTTCATCCTATGATCTCGATGAATTCAATCACAATGTTTTTTATTATGCTATTCGTTCTAATAATACTGACATGCTAAGTCTTCTGATTGATAAATGGCCAAATAAGAATCTTCGTGAAGATTTGGAAGAATTAGATCATCTTTTGTCGAGgagtttcaaagaattaaaattaagaaatgtatttttaacaacAGAAATGGAGCTATGtgttcataatgaaatatttaatattcgtttttttcatagaaatccCAATGATGTGAGCAGTGGAAACTCGATTGTTCACATCAAGAAACGAATTGAGTTGCTgatcgaaaatattaaaatgattaaatcttCTTATTTGTATTCTGACCCGGATGAAGAATTCATGCTTTTAGCCGAATTCATAGTGAAGAATATCCATGTACTGAAATCGGTTTTGAGATCTACTTACGATAAACTTCCTTgggaagaaattgaattttacttaacaatttttattcaattctgtaAGAAAACATTGGGAGTAAATTTAGTGTACAACACTGTgctaaaaaaagaacaaattctaTTGTATTTGGagaaattttctcacattctagaatctgaaaagaaaaatattgaaaatagtgATATCAAGACACTTTGGAAGAGTTTAAAATTGGAAAGAGATAAGGTAGtcgaaaatataattcaaaacaattcggtatttaagaatttatatgcTGATTACGAAAAATTGCGAGATTTTTGCAGTTTAGAGACAATACAGCATTATACAGATTTAGCTAATTCTGCAGATGTATCTAAGCTGGAAGGAAAGCTACTCATTATAAGAGCTCTGCAAGTTACAGGTGAACATactaaaatgaaactttatactCCAAAATTATCAGGTAAGACAGCACGTCTCTTACTTTACTCTTTACCTTCTGGAACAAGAAAAGTGATTGAAAAGTTACGAGATTCCTTATCACATGGTAATTACTCTGTAGTTCAATCAGAAATAGAAAACAATTCTTTCAGTTTCTTTAAAGATATACAAATCGACATGTCAAAAGTGAATAGTTTGGCTGctgaaattctttctgaaatcaaaactgagcagattgaaaaattattgctgaatttaaaaaattgcaaatattggAAAGATGTCAAAGaccttttagaaatatattctttttcgtATGAATCGATTGTTGCTGAAATAAAGAAACTGGACTTTAGTAGGCTGATTAAAAGTGATTCTGAATGCTTATGGGAATTGCTGGAAAGTTTTTATAATCTTGTTGGTGAAAAGCGACCTGATGAAGATATGTCGTATCGGGGAATTTATTCCGCGATACAATACGAAAAAGAGGAATTTAGGAATAGGAAGGAAGAAATTAcatcaattttttataaacttcacaATGTCTATGGAATTAGTCAGGTTGTGGATTGTAATGatgtgtttaattttgatttgctgTCTTGTGATCTTGAGGTAACTGATATTTCAACTGCGTATAAAAAGAACTATGCAGGAGAATTAGCAATACAGCTTTTACAGAGTATTCTCCCGAGAATTCCACcaggaaataatgaaatatggaaaaaagtCTGGCAGATGttctatttaatagaatttcagaTGGGCAATGTTAAGTGGATAAAGGAATTTGCAGATATTCTGTATTTgcagaaagagaaaaaagtatattcaaaaGAAGTGCAAATGCAAcatgtcttattttcaaaaatttctactcTTGAAACGATATTAAAAGAGAATGATTTGCTAGATAGTTTGCTTACATCGAATTTATCTTTCTTTGAAAAGAACAGAAAACTACAGGCAATTATAGAAATGTTAGAATTAGATATTTGCTCTCTTTTAGAGGATTATTGCACatataacaatttctttttagacAACGATTATACTTTGCAAACAGGTCATAATTTGCGAAATAATTTGGCTCATATGAATGccttaataaatgatttatcacCATCAGCTTCTCAACAAGTTTTACTGAACGCGCGGAAGCTTGCAACTGAGAACTTCGTGGACAGTGATAAGAAAATTGGTCAAGTAGAAAAATGTGATTCACATAAATTAGAGACTACTCACAGTAAAAACTTATTCATAATTCGAAATCAGAGAGAATTATTTGTTGCTCTTTCAGAAGGAAATATGGATAATGTTCGAAAGTGCATCAAGAAAGGAGCggatatttttggaaaagataAGGAATCGAGATCTTGTTTGCATTTTTCCTCTCAGGCACCAAACATTGAAGCTATGGAATATTGTCTCAAACAAGGATTAGACATTAATTCAAAAAGTTCTAAAGATGAGACTGCTTTACATACTGCTGCCAAACTTAATAGGTTGAAAATAGTCGAATATTTATTGAAGAAGGGTGTGTCTGTCAGTAGTCGTAACGCTCAAGGTCTAACACCGCTGCATATTGCTGCAGAAAATAATAGTCAAGATGTCGTTAAATATTTGTTAGAACATAAAGCACAGACATCAGTATCTGTGTTTCCTTTACCACCCTTACATTATGCAATTTACAAAGGCAGCATCGAAGCAGCGAAAATTCTGTTAGATAATGAGCcaaatgttgataaaattaaatctcatGGTGGTTTCACAGCATTATACACAGCTGCAGAAAAAGGAGACCCTTATCTAGTAAAGTTGTTGATGGAAAAGAATGCTAGAGTTGATGCCAGAGATGATTTCGAAAACACCCCCTTGCACGTGGCATGCTTAAAGTCTCATCTAGATGTTGTGGAGATTCTAATTTCAAAAGGTGCAGATATTAATGCTAAAAACATTGAAGGAAATACTCCTCTACACAATGCCGCAAAGAATGGCAAGAAATctactgcaaaatttttattgcacCATGGAGCtgatatatatgcaaaaaattacCATTTCTATATTCCTCTGCATTACGCCGCTAAAAATGGGCACTTAGACATAGCAGAACTGTTTCTGAAAACAGACAGTAATCTTGTACATGCAATAAATTACTTGAGGCAGACACCATTACATTTTGCAGCTTGTAAAGGACATACGAAATTAGTTAATCTGCTGTTAAAGTTTAATGCTATaatagatagtaaagaaaataccAACGCTACCGCACTCCACATCAGTTTATGTAACGGTCATTTAGAAGTCATTCAGTCTTTGATTGAAAAGGGTGCTGATATTGAAGTCATAGGAACAGCAAAAAAATGCAAACCATTACATCTGGCTTCTCATCTAGGAAATGTTCAGATAGTGGAATTATTGACTTCTAAAGGTGCAGACATCCATTCTAGAGATGCTAGTGTTCAAGCTACACCTTTAGTCATTGCTGCTTTACGGAGGCATAAAGATGTAGTGAAATTATTAGTAGCAAAAGGAGCCGATTTCcgagaaattttcaaattaggaACGGATCCagtgaatttaacaatttttaatgcactAAGTGAATTGCTTTTAgatgaaaatatagaaatgaatttatcTGTTGTTGAGAATCTTGAGCCAATATTGCTGCTAGCAGGTGGATTTGGACATCAATTGATGATAAAATTCTGCCTTGAAAAGGGTTGTTATATTAATGCTAGAAATGAATTTGGATCAACAGCATTGCATTTAGCTGCCATTAGCAATCATCAAGAGGTTGTAACTTTTCTACTTGAAAATGGCGCAGATATTAATGCTGAGGATTCTGAAGGTAATACAGCATTATTTTTAGCTGCTAAACACAATGCCAAAGAAACTGTTTgctttttacttaataaaaaaacagaaatcacCAGATTTTCCACAAATGGCATTAATACATCTTTGTATTTAGCAGTTTTGTCCGGTCATGCATCTATTGTAGATGTGCTATTTAAGGAATGTGAGTTTGATATTCTTATACTTCAGGAAAAGTATGATTTCCTACACAGAGCATCACAATTTGGTCACAGAAAAGTGGTTGAAACTTTGTTGAAGGAAGGATTTAAAATCGATGCTCCTTGGTGTAGTCTTACTCCCCTCCATCATGCTGCAGTTCACAATCGTTGCGAAATAGCGCGTCTTTTAATTTCAAGAAGAGCCAACGTGAATGCTCAAGATGCAGAAGGCAAAACTCCTCTTCACTTAATCGTTGAAGGAGATAGCATCGAAATgcttgaaatattgttaaatggaGGAGCTGATATTTcccttagaaataataaaaatcaatctgTAGTGGAAGTAGCAGTAAGTAGCAATCGattggaaataattaaacatttgacacaaaagcAAGATATCAATATTAATTCTATAGGTATGAAAGGGTTCTCTTTGTTACATATTGCTGCAGAAATCGGATCACTAGAAATAACAGAGTATCTCACTTTAAGAGGAGCCAATATCAACGCTAAAGATATGAATGATTCTAAACCTATTCACATAGCAGCACAGAAAAGCCACAAAGCTATTGTCGaattttacttgaataaaaatattggtgtTAATGATTTAGGGCATCAAGATTTTACACCACTGCATTTTTCTGCTTTGGATGATAAAATAAACGTTTGtgaattattaattcaaagaGGTGCTGACGTTAATGCTTTTGCAAAAAATGGAATGACTCCTATTCATCTAGCAGTTTTCAATGACAGCGGAGATGTCTTTCGTATTTTGTTACATAACGGCGcatattataatacttttgaCGTTTCTAGCAGTTCGAAGTTAGCAGAGATTGAAAATGAATCGATTAAatgtgttctaaaaataattgagaaattatttattgccATAGAAAATAATGATCCTTTGGAAGTCGAACATCACCTTAAGGAAGTGGATCATCATCCAATGTTTAGTATTGTAAATGTAAGATGCGTGACAAATGAGACCCCTCTTCTTCGTGCTTCAAGAGAAGGTTACAAAGAAATCGTCGATCTTTTGCTGAAATTCAAGGCAAATCCAAACATTGGTGACAAGCAAAAGCTCATGCCTTTGCATTATGCTGCTAGGTTTTCACATTTGAAAATAGTCAAAACTTTGCTGATGAACGGTGCAATCTATAATGCACCATGTTTGCTTGGAAAAAGTCCTCTAAAATATGCCACAGatcaaaaaattgttaacttGTTGCGTTTCGCTAGCAAGGTCTTTACAAAAATCAAGAACAAAAACGAATCTGTgctgaaagatttgaaaatggcAAATAACGAAGAATTTTCCAAATTGTTGCTGAGAGCCAAAGATCTTAAAGGTAATACTCTAGTAACGGCTGCCATTTTGAGCGATTTTCCAAAAACTGAACAGTTGAAAGCACTGTTTCAAGATGATATAATTCATCAATGGAAATTAGTCGACACTTTGAATTCCCAGCAGAATTACTTGGAAGCTTctggtaaattaaaaattatcttagacaggagaattgaaatatttggagAAGAAAGTCCAGCTACATTAGATGTTCAAGAAGGATTAGTTCGTGCGTATCTAAATCAACAGAAAAATGGAGAAGCCCTAGATTTACTTcaggaaattcatcaaaaaaggAAGTGTATTTTTAGTGAATACCACAAAGAAACTTTGGTGGCGAAGCATCTAATGGCTTTAGTTTTTCGCAGGCAAGGAAAAATTCCCGAAGCATTCgaacttttcaaagaaattttaaaatacaaaaacgtttttgaaaaatCACATGTGGACCTTTCATATGCCGAAATGGAGACGAGTTTAATATTGGCAGGAAGGGGAGATTTTCTCGAAGCACTGAAAATGGTCAATGATGTCTTAGATAAAAGTAATGAAGTATTTGGGACACATCATAAAATTACCCTAGATGTTCAGAATAATAAAGCTGCGATATTACAGATGCAAGGAAACTTTCtagaagcaaaagaaatatttgaaaaagtttataacttcagaaaaaataGATTGCCATGTTATCACATGGATGTTTTGAAAAGTCTATCAAGTGTAGGAAGAACGTTGTGCCAATTAAAAAAGTATGACGAAGCACATAAAATTTTCAAGgatatccaaaaaattttaaaacgacaCTATCCTCCgaatcatgtttttattttgacaaatgaaTCCGATATTGCAATGATATTCCTCGAATtaggaatgaaaataaaagcgttGAAGATGTTTTTGactgttgaattaaaaattacaaaactggAAGCGAGCCATCCACTTGTGCAGAGGAATAAGAAAGAAGTTGAATCAGTTTTATTTAGACTAATGGTGATAGATTGTCAATGGATGGTAGAGAAAATTCGAATGGAATTAAAACAAGATGAGGAAAGGAGAATCGCATTGCATACAGCAATTGCTAAcggagaaagagaaaaaattaatattttactggacaataaaactgatattttcatGGATACTAATGAAGGCGATACAGCTCTACATCTTGCTTCAGCCAAAGGATACGATGACATTGTAGAGATGATATTTAATCACACCAAAAGATGGAATCCATTTGCTGCAACGGACTTAGCAAATGCAAAGAATAGCACCCTTTCGACAGCCCTGCACCTCGTTTCCAATGTGAAGATAGCTAAAACTTTGTTGAAACACGGAGCAATTTATAATGACAAAAACGCCGTTGGTCAAACACCTCTTGATCTGGTTCgtgatgaaaaagtatttgacTTGCTTCAGACAATCGATGACCTGTTCAACGATGTCCGAAATGGGAATCGCAGGGTGCTTAAGAGACTTAACATACTTGATCATGATGAAGTCCTGGCTGCAGCAAACGCCCGTAATTCTCAAGATCAATGCTTGCTGCAAGTTGCAATTGCTAATCATCAAAAGGATATTGCTCGAGAAATACTAAATTGGTTGAAAAAGATAACCGACAAATG A